CCGGGCGGCGTCTCACAGGGCAGCAGTGTGAACCTGAAGAATTCTAAACAGGCGTGTCTTCCCTCTGGCGGGATACCGTCTCTGGTCAATGGGACTTTCTCCCCGCCGAAGCAGTGGTCAAAAGAATCAAAGGCCGAGCAAGCAGAAAGCAAGAGGTTGCCCTCGCCAGAGGGCTGCTCCTCAGGCGCTGCCTCCGACCTTCAGAGTAAGCACCTGCCAAAAATGGCCAAGCCAGCCTCCCAAGAACATGCTTGGTGTCCCACCATCGGGACAGCGGAGTCACCTAAAGAAAGCGCTCCACTCTCAGGGGCCTCTCCAAAAGAGAGTCCTGGCAGAGGCCCTGCCCCACCGCAGGAGAACAAAGTTGTCCAGCCCCTGAAAAAGATGTCTCAGAAAAGCAGCCTGCAGGGCGTGCCCCCGGCCGCTCCTCCCCTGCTGTCTCCAGCTTTCCCCTTGGAAGAGAGGCCTGCCTTGGATTTCAAGAGCGAGGGCTCTTCTTCCCAAAGCCTGGAGGAGGCGCACCTGGTCAAGGCCCAGTTCATCCCGGGGCAGCAGCCCAGTGGCAGGCTCCATAGGGGCCACAGGAACGTGGGCGTCACCAAGAGCTCCAGCCTGAAGCACCGCGGCCAAGTCCTCCAGGGGATGGAGAACGGCTTGCCCACTGTCAGGGAGAAATCGCGGGCTGGGAGCAAGAAGTGTCGCTTCCCGGATGACTTGGATACAAATAAGAAACTCAAGAAAGCCTCCTCCAAGGGGAGGAAGAGTGGGGGTGGGCCCGAGGCGGGTGTTCCCGGCAGGCTCACGGGCGGGGGCCACAGGGCCGGGAGCAGGGCGCACGGCCACGGACGGGAGGCGGTGGTGGCAAAACCTAAGCACAAGCGAACCGACTACCGGAGGTGGAAGTCCTCAGCCGAGATTTCCTATGAAGAGACCCTGAGGAGGGCCCGGCGGAGTCGCCGGGAGAATGTGGGGCTGTACCCCGCGCCAGTGCCTCTGTCCTATGCCAGCCCCTACGCCTATGTGGCCAGCGACTCCGAGTACTCGGCCGAGTGCGAGTCCCTGTTCCACTCCACCGTGGTGGACACCAGTGAGGACGAGCAGAGCAATTACACCACCAACTGCTTCGGGGACAGCGAGTCGAGTGTGAGCGAGGGGGAGTTCGTGGGGGAGAGCACAACCACCAGCGACTCTGAAGAAAGCGGGGGCTTGATTTGGTCCCAGTTTGTCCAGACTCTCCCCATTCAAACGGTCACGGCCCCAGACCTTCACAGCCACCCTGCAAAAACCTTTGTCAAAATTAAGGCCTCACATAACCTCAAGAAGAAGATCCTCCGCTTTCGGTCTGGCTCTTTGAAACTGATGACGACGGTTTGAGTGATGTCATTGGTGTAgaaagtgtcatttttttttttcctagttgccaaaataaaaaaggtggtgttttgatttttgtataatacttttcatggaatgcttttcttttaagattaAAACCAAGATAAATTATTGTCTCATCTTCATCACATATGGACGCTAGTGCCTTTAAGGGAAGGTAAAGAATGTTTTGTTGGTTAGAAGTAAATATTGAGGTTTTAATGGTGGTGATAGTGAGTTTTGTGGTAccagctgttttgtattttaaactttctGAGTATCTAGCAAGGTACAGGTTTTGATGTTCGAGTTTTATTGGGATGAGACCTTTTGATTCCAAGGTCAGGTGGATGGGATTTTTAGATTTGTATTTGCTCCTTGAGTCTTCGGGACAGTGTCTCCATGAGGGTTTTCCTGTTGAGGGGCATCACATACAATAGTGTGAAGTAGGTACAAGGGGCAGTCATTGTATTCTATAGTTTTTTGTAGTCTACGTTTCTCAAATGTATCCTCATTCGGTTTTCTTCTCAGAAGTGTTCTTTTTACTGGACTCATGACTTGGAGGCCAGACCTTAAATCCAGAGATGGCAACCTGGATAGGGACTTAAAAGGATCCACAAAAACTTTTGACACACTTGGTGCCTAGGCCCTGTTCCCAATAACCCCTTCTAGGGCTGTTTATCCAACATTTTGAtgccttctttcccctccctaaTTTGTAGACGATCCAACCTTTCATTCCTTGGAGGATTTGCTTTGGGGATAAAATTTTGGTCCTCAGGCACAGAGACATTCACTTTTAATGAAATAACCCTTGGGCATGACTCCAATCCCAGAATTGCTCACTGAGCGCTATGCCACCTAAGCATTGACCTGAACATATTAGTGCAATCCAGTCCAGATTGGACCACTGATCCTACGTGAAAgggctgtttttttaaaacaattttttttggtaaGCAGTATTGTGTAAAATTGCTTTTTGTATACCAATATATGCATGTTTTGTGCACGAGTAGTACTTGTGTTGATATTCCTGTTGATGTTAAATTACTGTATAATATAAACAGTACGTGtttttatatatcattttgtAAATTTAATATAACACATATGCAGTAATAAACGATTTGTTTTACTGCCGTTAAGTTTTTGTTATTTGGGTATAAAACCAGATGTTTGCACCTATAAATCTTGAGCTGGTTATTGGTGTTATTTGTGAGATTTATATTTGACAGTCTACCATTAGAATATTTGCTGTATACAGATAGGTTTAGTGTTTGAATGGATGATGAACAAGCAAATGAAGGAAAGCAGACAACTTCTAGTTAAGGTACTTTAAAATTTAAGGTGCATTAAAAGTGTCATCTAaggaaaacatttctgaaaataatgaTCTCTCCCaactttttattacaaaaatttcaaacatgGAAAAGTTGATAATACAATAAACAACTATATGCCACCTAGATTCAACAGTTGCCaacattttgccatgtttgctGTGACTCTGTATTAGGTTTACGTATATTACTGATTTTCCAGGTCAAAGACAGATATTATAATAGCAATCCTCCCCTCTCCCTACCACacactgataaaatattttaaggtaaatTTCAGGTATCATGatattttatctctaaaatgcATACATTACCCAGGAACAAGGAGATTCTCCTGTAAACCCACAATATGATCACACTAAAGGGAAATCAGTAGTGATTCATAATATCAAATATTTACATCAAAAATTTCCCAGTGTTTTTCCGGTAGCAGCTTTCTACCCCAATACTTCCCCCACAAAACAGGATGAAGTCAATGTTATGCCTTGCGTTTGGTTGTAGGTTTCTAGTCTTTTTAGTCTAGAATAGTCtccccacattaaaaaaaaatactaggtttttgtatattatttttatatattttttgagacagagtctcactctatcaccctggctggagtgcagtggcacaatcttggctcactgcaacctccacctctcgggttcaagtgattctcttgcctcagcctcctgagtagctgggactacaggcatgtgccacaatgcctgtctaatttttttgtatttttactagagacagggtttcatcatggtggtcagtctggtctcaaactcctgacctcgttatctgcctgcctcggcctcccaaagtgctgggattacaggcatgagccacctcgcccagcctagtttttgtattttagtagggatggggtttcaccatgttggccaggctgatcttgaactcctgacctcaggtgatcagcccaccttggcctctcaaagagctaggattacaggcgtgagccaccgaatcTGGCCATGGCTGATCTTTGCCTGAATCAGTGATTGCTTTGGGGATGCAAAATGAAGTTTTCTAaatatccttccttctgcttttatTAGTTGACATTCTTAAAAAAgagccttattttttctttttctctttgaatatCACTATGGACACATGGAGTTTTATTTATCTGATGTTTTACAATCATTTTACAGTCTCTGTCCCAAATTTGGCCAATGGAAGGATAAATTTTGTTAAAAGCAAACTATAAAATCAACTCAGTCTTTCTCAtaattcagatatttatttattgctattaaTCATGCCATATGATTTTTAATTACGCATAAACATCTAACATATCACCCAGGGACCATTTTACCCACTGCTCTGTTTGGCTGCCagtcttttgtctctctcttcagCAGTGGTGAGGCGGATACCCTTTCCTTGGGGAAGAGAAATCCATGGTTTGTTGCCCACAAAGATTTTTCGTACTTTGCACAATTTGTACTTGGCCTCCTCAGGTGTAATACGATGCCCAGAAAAGCGACCCTTGGTGTCATAGATCAGACGGGAAATTCTCTCCCGTCTTGTCAATGCTGATGACATCCATGAAACCAGCAGAGTAGGTTATATCAGTTTGGACCTTGCCATCAATCTTAATGAACCGCTGCATGCAAATCTTCTTTACTTCATCTCCTGTCAGGGCATACTTAAGTCTGTTCCTTAGGAAAATGATGAGTGGGAGACACTCTCTCAACTTGTGAGGACTGGTGGATGGACGAGGAGCAAACACACCGGTCAATTTATCCAGCATCCAATACTTTGGAGCTGCCACCTGCTTCAGATGCTTCTTGGGACCACGAGCCATGGCTGCATTAGACAAGGAAAGATTTTCAGatattattatgaaatatattcaATTAAAATTCTTCAAAGGCTAAATTTCAGATGCTAAATTTTAATGCCATAAAAATcccttactatttttaaaattctgtcttgGAAATAATCCTTTTTTTCCATACTTGGTATATCTCTTACCTCCAGCAAGGCCTTTATCTTTAAAACAGCAAATTATTTCTCACATCTTTTAGCAAGACATCTTTTTCACAAGACATCTCAACTCAGTTCTTCAAAATATAGAGTTTCTCGTCTTTTAGTAttcatatgtttttaaatcattCTGCATTGACTAGAATTTCTTTGATTACTTGACTAAATCTAAGCCAACCACAAGTGAATAGATGATCTCACCATCTTTTCTGATGCTGTGTGATCTCTTTGAGGCATAGCTATAAAGTTTATTGTGCAAGACAGTTGTGACCAGCAGTCAGTTCTTGAATCATTTTCATGTTGTTTTCAATGAACATTATTCTCAGAAGGGGACACTTTCTAAGAACTACTTCTGAGTAATTACATTGTAGGTGACAGAATGCCAAACTAAGAGAAGTGTGAAAAACAGGATTTTCAAAAAATCTTGGGTTTGTCTTTCTCCTAGTTCATTCCTTGACATACCCAGCTAGCAGTTATACTGCACTCAGAAAATTGGGTTTCATCAAttattttcaaagacaaaataaCTGCTATTGTTGCTACATGCAAAAGGTCTCCtaaaaaaattttcctttatttttttttaaaaagtacaaaagctcattgccaaaagaaaaaactgtatcTGAACAATGTGCAAATTTTAAGAACTCTTCTCCCTCAATCCTCCCCAAATCCTACTCTTCGGTAAGTTTGGTGTATACATTTCTATACTCTGTTATatgtacatacaaatatataacctctgtagtttttctttaaaatgaagtctcaagctatgtttattattttataacttgCATCCTTCATTTCTTGGACCTTTATGGCAGAATATCATTCCCAATTCTTTTCAATGGAGTTCCAAATATTTCCTCACTGAGGAAAAGGCACAAGATTTTGTGGATTACTTGAAATTGCCCTGCTTAGAAACATTCGAATATTTAGCAACAAAGTGCTACCCAAGTGTTATATATTTGTTGTACACACATTATTGCCTTTCTGGTTTTCTTATATATTTGGTAAGTTTGTATTGTGAGCTTGCTTTTAGTGAGGTATTATTGAAGGAATCTGGTGAGGCTTGGTTAAAGATTTTGccatacagagaaattttgtgtattttttctgccAGTTGCCTCAGGGATATTTCCAAGCTGGACCactttttaagttaatttatttATGGTGGGTTTCCCTGACTACAGAGGTAGTATAAATTCAACTCCTAAGTGCATATGAGGGATAGGTTGTGCTTACATATTCTCAGAGGCAAACAAGGCCCATAagcctccttcttttcctttctttttttttttttgagacaaaatctcactctgctgcctagcccagagtgcagtggcgagatcttggctcactgcaacctccgcctcccacctcagccttccaagtaactgggactaccaTGGGCTaccacaccctactaattttttgccattttagtagagacagggttttgctatgtttcccaggctggactcaaactcctggtctcaagtgatcgcctgcctccgccttccaaagcgctgggattactggcatgagccaccgagcttgGCCTATCTTCCTTATTTTCATCCTGGACCagcatgtgaattttttttctagtccAGCCTGTCACTAAGGGTGTAGCCCTTCAGTGCTCTCAGGAATGTAGGGCCATCTCATACCCTGTAAGGGCCAAGTTTTGTCCCTGAGTGACTATCAAAACCAAGGCTccgggaacgatccaagatggccgatcgctaacatctcgggattgcagctctcagtggaagcgcagagaactagaggatgccacactttcggacaaattctggtcgctcacagagcagaagaaccccagtggaggagtcacacggatCGCCAGCGTGACtgttgtggctggcgcagcagctcttggagcagagtaaacagggccggctccccttccgaccgaggtttggaggactcacacgggtccccagcaggactcCTGGGGCTGGTgcagcagctgtgacggcacctcggcgcggcagctcttggcacagagtaaacgagactggttccccttctgaccgaggtttggagccccgggaaggcagagtcgcctattacggacacaagaaggaagccagacaggagaatcctgggcagaaaagcaccatcagtcttaacgccactgctctggccctgggaactaacaacttggacatccactcaagagacctaatctgaaagttggtaatttcaaagatgacaggaggataaatttacaagatgggaagaaaccagcgtaaaaaggctgagaatactcaaaatcagaatgcctctccctctaaagatgatcacacttccacatcaacaatggaacaaggcttgatggagaacgagcgcatcccaataacagaatcactcttcaaggaatggataataagaaacttctgtgagttaaaagaacatgttgtagcccaacgtaaagaaactaagaactttgaaaaaaggtttgatgaaattctattgagaatggacaacttagagaggaatataagtgaattaatggaactgaagaatacaatacaggaactccgaaaGTATGCggaggtttaaacactcgaattattcaagcagaagaaaggatatcagaggtcaaagtccaacttaatgaaataaaacaagaagacaagattagagaaaaaaggttaaaaaggaatgagcaaagtcttcaagaaatgtgggactatgtgaaaagaccaaatttacgtttgataggtgtacctgaatgtgacggagagaatgaatctaagctggaaaatacccttcaggatattattcaggaaaattttcctaaactagcaaagcaggtcaatattcaaccccaggtaatacagagaacaccacaaagatattcctcaagaagagcaaccccaaggcacataatcgttagattcaccagggttgaaacgcaggagaaattactaagggcagccagagagaaaggtcagattaattacaaagggaagcctatcagacttacagcagatctctcagcagaaactctacaagccagaagagagtgggggccaatattcaacatcctcaaagaacagaaccttcagcccagaatttcatatccagccaaactaagcttcacaactgaaggaaaaataaaatcttttatgaacaagcaagaactcagagattttattaccaccaggcctgctttacaagagcttctgaaagaagcattacacacagaaagaaacaaccagtattagcctttctaaaaatataccaaaaagtaaagagcaccaacataaagaagaatttacatcaacgaatggataaaatagccagttaacatcaaagggcagtaaccctaaatttaaatcgactaaatcccccaatcaaaagacacaccctggccgggcacggtggctcacgcctgtaatcccagcactttgggaggccgaggtgggtggatcacgaggtcaagagatcaagaccatcctggtcaacatgggtgaaacccggtctctactaaaaatacagaaattagctgggcatggtggcatgtgcctgtaatcccagctactcaggaggctgaggcaggagaattgcctgaacccaggaggcggaggttgcagtcagccgagatcgtgccattgcactccagcctgggtaacaagagcgaaaccctgtctcaaaaaaaaaaaaaaaaaaaaaaaaaaaaaagacacagccaaaacccaacggcatgttacatccagacctgtttcacatgcgaggatacacaaagactcaaaacaaagggatggagaaagatttaccaaccaaatggagagcaaaaataaataaataaataaaaagcaggagttgcaatttttgtatctgataaaatagattttaaagcaacaaagatatagtggtaaaaggatcaatgcaacaacaagagctaacgatcctaacacccagatacatagagacttagattcaatgagacagaaaattaataaggatatcaaggactcgaaatcagatccggaacaagtaaacttaataaaaatttatagagctcttcacttcaaatatacaaaatatacattcttgtcaataccacatcacacctactcataggtttaaatgaaacattgattggccattattaatacccatttcttttcagaataaagcaatacttccgttcaccctccctctttctctacctctttcttcctctcctttactcatttttttttctttccttctctcaaaaaaaaacaaaaacaaaaaaaaaaccaaggctCCTTGCTTAAGAGACCAGCAACCGTTCTCCCCACTCTTCAAGGGGAGACCAAAGTGTATATTTAAGAGGATGTTTGTAATAGTTTATTAATCATTTCTGAATGTTTTGCAGTGAAAAGATCAGTGATTAGAAAAATCACTGTATGGCTGGAACCCATTGCTTTTGTCAATAAATTGTATCCTCTTCcctccactattttttttttttgagacagagtcttgctctctctcccaggctggagtgcagtggccagatcttggctcactgcaaccttcccttcccctcccagcttcaagcacttatcctgcctcagcctcctgagtatctgggactacaggcgcccaccaccatgcccagctaatctttgtgtttttagtagagacggaatttcaccatgttggccaggatggtctcgatctcttgacctcataatccacttgtctcaacctcccaaggtgctgggatcacaggtgtgagccactgtacctggcctcccTCCACTTTTTTGGTACAACTTTATTGATGTAaaattaaagtacaataaaatgcacatatttgaagtgtacaatttgatcAGTTTTGAGACATGTACACACCTATATAACCATCACAATCAATATAGAAAACATTTCCACCATTCTCAATAGTTTTCTTGAGACCCTTTGTAAAACATCTCTTCTTTTACTGCATTCCCTGGGCAACCACTGCTCTGTTTTCTGTCATTATAgattactttgttttttcttttcttttcttttttttttttttgagatggagtttcgctgttgttacccagactggagtgcaatggcatgatctcggctcaccgcaacctctgcctcctgggttcaagcaattctcctgcctcaacctcctgagtagctgggactgcaggcacacaccaccatgcccagctaatttttgtatttttagtagagacggggtttcaccttgttgaccaggagggtattgatctcttgacctcgtgatccacctgcctcggcctaccaaagtgctgggattataggcgtaagccaccacacctggcccacattttactttcttaatggCCTTATGaagaacaaaagtttttaattttgatcgtctaactttctatttcttattttacgatttattattttggttttctatCTAAGAAACCTTTGCCTAATCCAAGTTAGCAAAGATTTTCTGCTATGCTTTTTTTCAGAAGTTCTATGATTTTTGGTTTATATATCACCAATATCAAATTGTCTTGAtttctgtagctttatagtaaatctTGAGTAAGTTAGGGTAAGTCCTCtaactttgcttttctctttctccttcttttcctcttcctccttcttaaTTCCTCTGATTTTTCTAGATCCTTTGCATtagcatatatattttagaattaggttgtcaattttggtGAAAAATAAAGGGCTGCTGAAATTTTTATTGGTATCCCATAGAGTATGGATTACTATGAGGATattgccagcctgggcaacatagtaagaccttgtctctattaaaaagaaaaagaaaaattagctggtcatggtggtgtgcacctgtagtcccagctactctggaggcagtggtgggagaatcacttgatcccaggagttcaaagttgcagtgaactatgattgtgccactgcattccagcctgggtgacagagtgagaccttgtctcaaaaaaaaaaaaaaaaaaaaaaaaaaaaggtattgctACCTTGACAATAATGAGTCTTTCATTTTATAAGTACGCTATACCTTtcactttttccatttattttgttctttttctagatctcctgggctcaagtgatcttcctgcctcagcatcccaagtagctgggactacaggcatgccactatgcctggctactcTTTTTGATTtctagtggagatgaggtttgactgtgttgctcaggctggtcttgaacttctgggctcagtgagccagtgctgggtttacaggtatgagccaacatgcctagcaggtctttagttttcttcagcaatgttttgtaatttttgattTGGAGGtcttgatcattttttttttttagacagtgtcccactctgttgctcagactgagtacagtgacatgatcatggctcact
Above is a window of Callithrix jacchus isolate 240 chromosome 8, calJac240_pri, whole genome shotgun sequence DNA encoding:
- the DACT1 gene encoding dapper homolog 1 isoform X2; the protein is MKPSPVGTARELEAPAPARAEQRAVEPEGRWREKGEADTERQRTRERQEATLAGLAELEYLRQRQELLVRGALRGPGVAGAAAPRAGELPGEAAQRSRLEEKFLEENILLLRKQLNCLRRRDAGLLNQLQELDKQISDLRLDVEKTSEEHLETDSRPSSGFYELSDGASGSLSNSSNSVFSECLSSCHSSTCFCSPLEATLTLSDGCPKSADVNPKYQCDLVSKNGNDVYRYPSPLHAVAVQSPMFLLCLTGSPMREEDRLGNHASDICGGSELEVVKTDSSLPSPSSLWSASHPSSSKKMDGYILSLVQKKTHPVRTNKPRTSVNADPTKGLLRNGSVCVRAPGGVSQGSSVNLKNSKQACLPSGGIPSLVNGTFSPPKQWSKESKAEQAESKRLPSPEGCSSGAASDLQSKHLPKMAKPASQEHAWCPTIGTAESPKESAPLSGASPKESPGRGPAPPQENKVVQPLKKMSQKSSLQGVPPAAPPLLSPAFPLEERPALDFKSEGSSSQSLEEAHLVKAQFIPGQQPSGRLHRGHRNVGVTKSSSLKHRGQVLQGMENGLPTVREKSRAGSKKCRFPDDLDTNKKLKKASSKGRKSGGGPEAGVPGRLTGGGHRAGSRAHGHGREAVVAKPKHKRTDYRRWKSSAEISYEETLRRARRSRRENVGLYPAPVPLSYASPYAYVASDSEYSAECESLFHSTVVDTSEDEQSNYTTNCFGDSESSVSEGEFVGESTTTSDSEESGGLIWSQFVQTLPIQTVTAPDLHSHPAKTFVKIKASHNLKKKILRFRSGSLKLMTTV
- the DACT1 gene encoding dapper homolog 1 isoform X1, which translates into the protein MKPSPVGTARELEAPAPARAEQRAVEPEGRWREKGEADTERQRTRERQEATLAGLAELEYLRQRQELLVRGALRGPGVAGAAAPRAGELPGEAAQRSRLEEKFLEENILLLRKQLNCLRRRDAGLLNQLQELDKQISDLRLDVEKTSEEHLETDSRPSSGFYELSDGASGSLSNSSNSVFSECLSSCHSSTCFCSPLEATLTLSDGCPKSADLIGWLEYKEGHCEDQASGAVCHSLSTPQFNSLDVIADVNPKYQCDLVSKNGNDVYRYPSPLHAVAVQSPMFLLCLTGSPMREEDRLGNHASDICGGSELEVVKTDSSLPSPSSLWSASHPSSSKKMDGYILSLVQKKTHPVRTNKPRTSVNADPTKGLLRNGSVCVRAPGGVSQGSSVNLKNSKQACLPSGGIPSLVNGTFSPPKQWSKESKAEQAESKRLPSPEGCSSGAASDLQSKHLPKMAKPASQEHAWCPTIGTAESPKESAPLSGASPKESPGRGPAPPQENKVVQPLKKMSQKSSLQGVPPAAPPLLSPAFPLEERPALDFKSEGSSSQSLEEAHLVKAQFIPGQQPSGRLHRGHRNVGVTKSSSLKHRGQVLQGMENGLPTVREKSRAGSKKCRFPDDLDTNKKLKKASSKGRKSGGGPEAGVPGRLTGGGHRAGSRAHGHGREAVVAKPKHKRTDYRRWKSSAEISYEETLRRARRSRRENVGLYPAPVPLSYASPYAYVASDSEYSAECESLFHSTVVDTSEDEQSNYTTNCFGDSESSVSEGEFVGESTTTSDSEESGGLIWSQFVQTLPIQTVTAPDLHSHPAKTFVKIKASHNLKKKILRFRSGSLKLMTTV